In Acidobacteriota bacterium, the genomic stretch GACGGGGGCTCGAGCGGCGTGATCACGCGCAGTACATCGATGCGGCGGCGATCGGCGCGCAGCACGCGGAACTCCACGCCGTCGAGCGTCACCGACTCACCGCGGCGCGGCAGCTGGCCGAAGGCATGCATCACCAGACCACCGATGGTGTCGAACTCGTCGTCGGGGAAATCGGTGGCGAAATACTCGTTGAAATCGTCGATGCGCGTGAGTGCGCGAACCGTGAACTGGCGATCGCCCTCGCGCCGGATGGTCTGGTCATCCTCGACGTCGTATTCGTCGGCGATCTCGCCGACGATCTCCTCGATGACGTCCTCGATGGTGACGAGACCCGCCACGCCGCCGTACTCGTCGACCACGATGGCCATGTGGTTCCGGCTGGCGCGGAACTCCTTGAGCAGCACGTCGAGGCGCTTGCTCTCGGGCACGAACACC encodes the following:
- a CDS encoding CBS domain-containing protein, with the translated sequence VFVPESKRLDVLLKEFRASRNHMAIVVDEYGGVAGLVTIEDVIEEIVGEIADEYDVEDDQTIRREGDRQFTVRALTRIDDFNEYFATDFPDDEFDTIGGLVMHAFGQLPRRGESVTLDGVEFRVLRADRRRIDVLRVITPLEPPSRGRGSEGPRR